The genomic stretch AGACCTGATGGCTGTAGGGATGCTGGGGGTAGGTGGGGGAATCTAGGGGTTTtcctatgggggctatggggacaGCGGTCCAGCAGCTACCTCCATCATCCCTGGGGGGTAATGGGTGGGGGCGGTTATGGGGcggatgtggggctgggaggggttctatagggctgggggggagCCCATTGAAGTCTATGGGTAGACCTGATGGCCTCACAGTTCTcggagggaaagggagggatctatggggctgggatggctgTTGTAGGGTTAGAGGActcgctatggggctggagagggAGTTATGGGgcggctgtggggctgggggggttctatggggctggagggaaACCGCCCATTGAAGTCTATGGGTAGACCTGATGGCTGTAGCAATACTATAGGGATGGAGAGTGATCTATGAGGTTGggagggatctatggggctgggatggctgCTGTAGGGTTAGGGGagtcgctatggggctggagagggagttatggggcagctgggggggttctatggggctgggggggagctatggggcagctatgggatatctatggggtatctatggggcagctatggggcacctatggggtatctatggggcagctatggggtatctatgggtcacctatggggtatctatggggcagctatggggtatctatggggcagctatggggtatctatggggtatctatggggcagctatggggcagctatggggtatctatggggcagctatggggcagctatggggtatctatggggcagctatggggtatctatggggtatctatggggcagctatggggtatctatggggcagctatggggcagtacccagcaggtcgagggagcTCTGGTGGTTGCTGACGACGAcgtatgggtccctatgggggaAGTTGTGGCGGCCCCGCACCGTGATGCGGATCCCATAGAGGTGCTTGACGTGCTGCAGCAGCGCCCGCAGGATCCTatggggggagatgtggggcggtgggacccatagatggacaccagcgccccatagggacacataggaacacatagaaCCACATGGAACCCCGTAGagccccataaaaccccatagatccccataaatcaccatagaaacccatagaaccccatagacccccatagaaccccatagaccccatagacccccatagatccccatagacccccatagatccccatagacccttATAGAACCCCACAGataccccccagccccataaaaccccatagaccccatagaaccccatagacccccatagatccccctccccacctgaccccataagacccccatagatccccatagacgccccatagaccctaatAGACCACCATagatcccccccagccccatagaccaccatagacccccatagacccccatagatcccatagaccaccccctcagccccatagatcccccatagacccccacagatccccagccccatagattcacACCTCATGTTCTCCACGTCCCCCTGCCCCTTACAGCGCATATGGGCAGCGCAATGACGGCGAGGATCAgcacccatagatccccatagatgCCCCAATAATGatcatagacccccatagagccccatatgatcccataagacccccaaTAGTAGCCCACCCCAGCGCCCATAGaatccccatagaccccatagatccccatagaccccatagacgcgcaccccagccccatagaatcccaagacccctatagatccccccagccccatagacccggCACAgagtccccatagaccccatagaccccatagacccgcCATAAAGACCCCCATGAGATCCCCAAGATTCCCCATAGACCCgatagatccccatagatcccataagaCCACCATAGATCCCATaatccccatagacccccatagatccccatcaagaccccccatagaccccatagatcccccccagcccatagacccccattagCCCCCACGCCCCCATATGCCCCGCctcccatagcccccatagaaccccattagatccccatagaccgcccatagccccccataagacccccataagaTTCACACCTCAATCGTTCTCTCACGTCCCTGCCTTACAACAGCGCCATATGGGCAAAGCGCAATGACGGCGAGGATCAGCACCTTCATAGACATCCCATAGACCGGCCCCTCATAGATCCTCTCTCGGCCATAGACCCCCAATTAGATCCCCATAGAATCCCCATGAGACCCGCATAGAGCCTCCATAGatcccacagacccccatagtATCCCCATAGATCGGTAGCCCCCCCATAGATCTCCCAATAGACCGCCCGATAGATCCCATGAgaaccccattagaccccatagacccccgATAGACACACATAGAATGCCCATATGACCCCACATAGAACCGCCACAAGATCCCCCCAGCCGCCACAGAGAAGACCCCCCAGCCACATATGATACCCAATAAGATTACAGCCAGGCATAGAtctccataggaccccacagatACCACCATGGCgcccataaaccccatagacccctcaCACCAGCCATAGtgatccccatagatcccccaaTAGAATCCGCATAGATCCCGCGTTATAGGAGCCCCGCCAATAAGAAAGAACCCGCCCCATAGGATCCTAACTAGAAATCCCCATGACCCCATACGAtccccattagaaccccatagatTCCCCCATAGATTCCCCGCCCATAGACCTGACAGACCcgcccatagagcccccagcCCATA from Coturnix japonica isolate 7356 unplaced genomic scaffold, Coturnix japonica 2.1 chrUnrandom1385, whole genome shotgun sequence encodes the following:
- the LOC107307878 gene encoding LOW QUALITY PROTEIN: 1-acyl-sn-glycerol-3-phosphate acyltransferase alpha-like (The sequence of the model RefSeq protein was modified relative to this genomic sequence to represent the inferred CDS: deleted 2 bases in 1 codon) → MGVYDHYWGIYGDLWVLILAVIALPICAVRGRDVENMRILRALLQHVKHLYGIRITVRGRHNFPHRDPYVVVSNHQSSLDLLGMMEVLPDRCVPIAKRELLYMGAVGGACWLSGIIFIDRQRTGDAIDVMAEAAHTMLSQD